From the genome of Scytonema hofmannii PCC 7110, one region includes:
- a CDS encoding ATP-binding protein codes for MHIQPILGANNNKLSYQLQRSLSVFETWGFGVTSHIGWITVAPVLCTALGANAILLCLPGVIVGILLNLQVQCLGKHWTDMSGGTPNYAARLLKNYSGLGRYVAIGYFVGWASVPVVYAIALTDLIKANLEPFGIACPEMALKIGFTCIVFVVAFSGTRALAILHLFLVVPAIASILAFCLQGLWWLTLSNTSSSFFHAMETRESTSLQFVDWAKWYFIATWNIYSCETTSSFVAESQCPKDTLQFLTVASWLMPLIFLGCTWVLAQPATATGQGNTYLSLLAVSQAFWGQSASILVTLLMAFSSLLASASAVCILPRILYQLSLDGRMSPVFAVVSKRGVLAPALVFTFLCSVLNLVWGDLTRIVMITNTGYLASITSFHLGLWLCRGRPEVRWAWLSLLFFIVEVVVLVVGGLAWSWQDFLIGLFLPIIILIVDAAIRHIQFAPFHPRWWIERCNTQPIGLFQDFIAIQVIVLVLLTCTATIISWWFSARVNSSTGEIKADLLIVLLATVAFVAVAIACWTTLPQIASIAEARQLAESRFITALDTVPDTVLVLDKNGAITQANPSAENLLGMSINQLTGHYLSEFLSDLDALPTYWQSTSEHSLQNFPNQIVETTVSQRTNHQNQEYIVFLRDISERKLSEETLRHSEATLRQQATELEQTLQELKSAQSQLIQSEKMSSLGQLVAGVAHEINNPVNFIYGNLIHLDNYTQDLLALVQLYQQEYPKSTPNILNFIAHIDLDFLQEDVPKSLNSMKVGAQRIREIVLTLRNFSRLDEADMKPVDIHEGLESTLLILKSFLRKKSEQTEIEVIKEYGNLPQVECYAGQLNQVFMNILTNAIDALHQQESEWLKQKREKHPSRITIQTKIEHNSHVAILIKDNGPGMSPEVKARLFDPFFTTKPVGKGTGLGLSICYQIVVEKHGGRLECISQLGQGTEFLIEIPIKQ; via the coding sequence ATGCATATTCAGCCAATTTTGGGTGCGAATAACAATAAATTGTCATACCAACTTCAGCGAAGTTTGAGTGTCTTTGAAACTTGGGGCTTTGGTGTGACTTCTCATATTGGATGGATTACTGTAGCACCAGTTTTGTGTACAGCACTCGGAGCAAATGCTATCTTGCTCTGTTTACCTGGTGTAATTGTAGGTATTCTGCTGAACTTGCAAGTGCAATGCTTGGGTAAGCATTGGACGGATATGTCAGGAGGAACACCCAACTACGCAGCCCGGTTACTTAAGAACTATTCAGGGTTGGGTCGATATGTAGCAATTGGATACTTTGTCGGATGGGCATCAGTTCCAGTGGTGTACGCGATCGCCCTAACCGACTTGATAAAGGCAAATCTCGAACCATTTGGGATCGCTTGTCCAGAGATGGCACTTAAAATTGGTTTCACCTGCATTGTTTTTGTAGTTGCCTTCAGTGGTACACGTGCTTTAGCAATATTGCATTTATTTTTGGTTGTGCCGGCGATCGCGTCTATACTTGCTTTTTGCTTGCAAGGCTTGTGGTGGCTGACTCTCTCAAATACCAGTTCCAGTTTTTTTCATGCTATGGAGACGAGAGAGAGCACGTCTCTACAATTTGTTGATTGGGCAAAGTGGTATTTTATTGCAACTTGGAATATCTACAGCTGTGAAACTACTTCCTCGTTTGTTGCTGAAAGTCAATGCCCCAAAGACACGTTACAGTTTTTGACGGTTGCTTCTTGGCTAATGCCACTCATCTTTTTAGGATGCACTTGGGTACTAGCCCAGCCAGCAACAGCAACAGGGCAGGGCAATACCTATTTGAGCCTTTTAGCAGTATCCCAGGCATTTTGGGGTCAGTCTGCCTCTATATTAGTAACGCTGCTAATGGCTTTTTCGAGCCTTCTCGCTTCTGCTAGCGCTGTTTGCATCCTTCCTCGCATTTTGTATCAACTCTCTCTTGATGGACGGATGTCACCCGTGTTTGCCGTTGTTTCAAAACGAGGCGTTTTGGCACCTGCATTGGTATTTACCTTTTTATGCAGTGTCTTGAATTTAGTTTGGGGAGATTTGACCAGAATTGTCATGATTACAAATACTGGTTATTTAGCATCAATCACATCATTTCATCTGGGATTGTGGCTGTGCCGAGGTAGACCAGAAGTGCGATGGGCTTGGTTATCGCTGTTGTTTTTTATTGTAGAGGTGGTTGTCCTAGTGGTCGGGGGCTTGGCTTGGAGTTGGCAAGATTTTCTCATTGGATTGTTCTTGCCCATCATCATTTTGATTGTTGATGCAGCCATTCGTCACATTCAATTTGCCCCTTTCCATCCGCGCTGGTGGATTGAACGTTGTAATACTCAACCCATTGGGTTATTTCAGGATTTTATTGCCATTCAAGTGATTGTTCTGGTACTGCTGACTTGTACTGCTACTATTATTAGCTGGTGGTTCAGTGCCAGAGTAAACAGCTCCACTGGGGAGATTAAAGCTGATTTATTAATTGTTTTACTCGCTACAGTTGCCTTTGTGGCTGTGGCAATAGCTTGCTGGACAACACTACCACAAATTGCATCCATTGCCGAAGCTCGTCAACTGGCAGAAAGCCGCTTTATCACTGCCCTCGATACCGTTCCCGATACCGTTCTCGTTTTAGATAAAAATGGTGCGATTACTCAAGCTAACCCATCTGCTGAAAATCTCTTAGGAATGAGTATCAACCAACTCACAGGGCATTATCTCAGTGAATTTCTCTCTGATTTGGATGCTCTCCCTACGTATTGGCAAAGCACTAGCGAACATAGCCTACAAAATTTCCCCAATCAAATCGTGGAAACCACTGTTTCGCAACGCACCAATCACCAGAATCAAGAGTATATTGTTTTTTTGCGGGATATTAGCGAGCGCAAACTCTCTGAAGAAACCTTGCGACATTCAGAAGCCACCTTAAGACAGCAAGCCACTGAATTAGAACAAACCCTCCAAGAATTAAAAAGCGCTCAATCGCAATTAATTCAATCTGAAAAAATGTCCAGTCTCGGTCAACTTGTTGCTGGCGTTGCTCACGAAATTAATAACCCTGTGAACTTTATTTATGGTAATTTAATTCATCTAGATAACTATACTCAAGATTTATTAGCTTTAGTCCAACTCTATCAGCAGGAATACCCCAAGAGCACTCCCAATATTCTTAACTTTATCGCCCATATTGATTTAGATTTTCTACAAGAAGATGTACCGAAAAGTCTCAATTCTATGAAAGTTGGAGCACAACGTATTCGTGAGATTGTTCTGACTTTACGCAATTTCTCTCGTTTAGATGAAGCCGATATGAAACCTGTTGATATTCATGAAGGGCTTGAGAGTACTTTGCTCATTTTAAAAAGTTTTTTGAGAAAAAAATCAGAGCAAACAGAAATTGAAGTGATCAAAGAATATGGAAATTTACCACAAGTCGAATGCTATGCAGGACAGTTAAATCAAGTTTTTATGAATATCCTGACAAATGCCATTGATGCTTTACACCAGCAGGAATCAGAATGGCTAAAACAGAAAAGAGAAAAACATCCCAGTCGCATTACTATCCAGACAAAAATAGAACATAATTCCCATGTCGCGATCCTTATCAAAGACAATGGACCGGGAATGTCGCCGGAGGTTAAAGCCCGATTGTTCGATCCCTTTTTCACAACAAAACCAGTTGGTAAAGGAACTGGTTTGGGGTTATCAATTTGCTATCAAATTGTTGTGGAAAAGCATGGCGGTAGATTAGAGTGCATATCTCAACTAGGACAAGGTACAGAATTTTTGATTGAAATTCCCATCAAACAGTGA
- the ppk1 gene encoding polyphosphate kinase 1, with protein MAKSKKTAHQINLRDPQYYLNRELSWLEFNKRVLHEACDSRTPLIERLKFLAIFSSNLDEFFMVRVAALKEQVEAKISLVTFDGRTPEQQLEEISVALRPLIAQQHEHFEKSLRPQLAEHGIHILDYINLSERQKNYLAQYYKERIFPVITPLAVDPSHPFPYISNLSLNLAVTLKNPETEEELFARVKVPTVFPRFLPLPLDLGVQDSEKPAIWTGVPLEQAIAHNLESLFHGMNIQGYHVFRITRDADLELEEDEADDLLLAIENELRKRRVGGSPLRLEIHSQTPESVRKRLLEDLELTESDVYQVDGLMGLKDLMYFMSMPVPELKDEPWKSVVPIRLQRLKEFSINSINSNLQEVEEGKDFFSVIQEKDLLVHHPYQSFSSTVVRFITSAAYDPNVLAIKMTLYRTSFDSPILNALSVAAENGKQVSVLVELKARFDEENNIKWAKHLESVGVHVVYGLVGLKTHCKTVMVVRREHERIRRYVHIGTGNYNPKTARLYTDLGLFSCHEDLGADVTDVFNFLTGYSRQKSYRQLLVAPVNMRDRFISLIHREIENVQNGLSGRIVAKMNSLVDPEIISTFYQASRAGVQIDLIVRGICCLRPGLKDISENIRVISIVGRFLEHSRMYYFYNNGQEEIYIGSADWMPRNLDRRVEVITPILDPDIAKDLQEILGIMLADNRQAWELQQDGSYIQRRPAEDSPEASSQKILMSMASSINASTPNTVSTNTKKSSSQLDS; from the coding sequence ATGGCAAAATCTAAGAAGACCGCTCATCAAATCAATCTCAGAGACCCCCAATACTACCTTAACCGTGAGTTAAGCTGGCTGGAGTTTAATAAAAGGGTGTTACATGAAGCCTGCGACTCACGCACCCCTCTTATAGAACGTCTAAAGTTTTTGGCAATCTTTAGCTCTAATTTGGATGAGTTCTTTATGGTGCGCGTTGCTGCACTAAAGGAACAAGTAGAAGCAAAAATCAGCTTGGTCACTTTTGATGGTCGTACACCTGAGCAGCAGCTTGAAGAGATTAGTGTCGCTTTACGTCCATTGATTGCTCAGCAACACGAACATTTTGAGAAAAGCTTGCGACCCCAACTCGCTGAGCACGGAATTCATATTTTAGATTACATAAATTTATCGGAAAGGCAAAAAAATTATTTAGCCCAGTATTACAAAGAACGAATTTTTCCCGTCATCACTCCCCTGGCTGTCGATCCCAGTCATCCTTTCCCTTATATCTCCAATCTCAGCCTTAATCTGGCTGTTACGCTCAAAAATCCGGAAACAGAAGAGGAGTTGTTCGCTAGAGTTAAAGTCCCTACTGTTTTCCCGCGATTTTTGCCTTTACCACTAGATTTGGGAGTTCAGGATTCAGAAAAACCTGCTATTTGGACTGGTGTACCGTTAGAACAGGCAATTGCCCACAATCTAGAGTCCTTGTTTCATGGGATGAACATTCAGGGATACCATGTGTTCCGCATCACTCGTGATGCAGATTTGGAATTGGAAGAAGATGAAGCTGACGATCTGTTACTAGCAATTGAAAACGAACTGAGAAAGCGGCGTGTTGGTGGTTCTCCTTTAAGGTTAGAAATACATTCTCAGACTCCTGAATCAGTCAGAAAACGACTGCTAGAGGATCTGGAATTAACGGAAAGCGATGTATATCAAGTTGATGGTTTGATGGGGCTAAAGGATTTGATGTATTTTATGTCAATGCCAGTCCCAGAACTAAAAGATGAACCATGGAAGTCTGTAGTCCCTATCCGCTTGCAACGGCTGAAGGAATTTAGTATAAATTCAATAAATTCAAACCTACAGGAGGTAGAGGAAGGAAAAGACTTTTTTTCAGTTATTCAAGAAAAGGATTTGCTCGTACATCATCCATATCAATCCTTTTCATCAACTGTTGTGCGCTTTATTACTAGTGCTGCCTATGACCCTAATGTGCTGGCAATTAAGATGACTCTCTACCGGACATCTTTTGACTCGCCAATCCTGAATGCCTTAAGTGTTGCTGCTGAAAATGGCAAGCAGGTTTCTGTACTGGTAGAACTTAAGGCGCGATTTGATGAAGAGAACAATATTAAGTGGGCAAAGCATCTGGAAAGTGTTGGAGTTCACGTTGTCTATGGTTTGGTAGGTTTGAAGACCCACTGCAAAACGGTTATGGTAGTGCGGCGCGAACACGAGCGCATTCGTCGCTACGTACATATTGGAACTGGTAACTATAATCCAAAAACAGCACGGCTGTATACGGACTTGGGATTATTTAGCTGTCATGAGGATTTGGGCGCTGATGTTACAGATGTTTTCAATTTCTTGACAGGATATTCTCGGCAAAAGTCTTACCGACAGCTGTTGGTAGCTCCCGTGAATATGCGCGATCGCTTTATTTCTTTGATCCATCGAGAAATTGAAAATGTTCAGAATGGTCTGAGCGGGCGCATTGTTGCTAAGATGAACTCTTTGGTCGATCCAGAAATCATTTCGACATTCTACCAAGCTTCTCGTGCAGGCGTACAAATTGACTTGATTGTACGAGGTATATGCTGTTTGCGCCCTGGTTTGAAAGATATTAGTGAAAATATTCGCGTTATCAGTATTGTTGGTCGCTTTCTAGAGCACTCTCGTATGTATTATTTCTACAACAATGGACAGGAAGAGATTTATATTGGTAGTGCCGACTGGATGCCTCGTAACTTAGATCGACGAGTAGAAGTCATTACTCCCATCTTAGATCCAGATATTGCTAAAGATTTGCAGGAAATTTTGGGAATTATGCTCGCAGATAACCGTCAAGCTTGGGAGTTACAGCAAGATGGTAGTTATATTCAAAGACGTCCTGCTGAAGATTCTCCAGAAGCTAGTTCGCAAAAAATTCTCATGTCTATGGCTTCAAGCATAAATGCAAGTACTCCAAATACTGTCAGTACAAATACGAAGAAAAGTTCATCACAACTTGACAGTTAG